From one Phocaeicola salanitronis DSM 18170 genomic stretch:
- a CDS encoding response regulator transcription factor: protein MKTINRLNREFFSQDFSEEGPYAEWLERYKAIACNYARMENAIAVLSDMRDNASYIYYGGFSQMLGMGRNRKEGRLPSIWEEEIFRLIHPDDLSGKHLQELRFFHFMKHRPKKERSDYYLASRLRMRNATGDYVPVLHRMFYIPGPCDDTLRLALCLYGPLLLDIPGQCVIIHSASGHIVELEKQDNTRILSARERQVLSLIDKGLTSKGIAETLSISIHTVNRHRQEILGKLQVGNAIAACRVAKELELI, encoded by the coding sequence ATGAAGACGATAAACAGGTTGAACAGGGAATTTTTCTCGCAGGATTTCTCCGAAGAAGGGCCTTATGCCGAATGGCTGGAGCGATATAAAGCCATAGCCTGCAACTATGCACGGATGGAAAATGCCATTGCCGTATTGAGCGATATGCGGGACAATGCCAGCTACATTTACTATGGAGGGTTTTCGCAAATGCTGGGGATGGGCAGAAACCGCAAGGAGGGCAGGCTTCCTTCCATCTGGGAAGAAGAAATCTTCCGGCTCATTCATCCGGATGATTTGTCGGGCAAACATTTACAGGAACTCCGGTTTTTCCATTTCATGAAGCACCGGCCTAAAAAGGAACGCTCCGATTATTACCTGGCAAGCCGGCTCCGCATGCGGAACGCCACCGGCGACTATGTGCCTGTATTGCACCGGATGTTCTATATTCCGGGACCTTGTGACGACACCTTGCGGTTGGCATTGTGCCTTTACGGTCCTCTGCTACTGGACATTCCCGGGCAATGTGTAATCATCCATTCTGCCAGCGGACATATCGTGGAGCTGGAAAAACAGGACAACACCCGCATCCTGTCTGCCAGGGAGAGGCAGGTATTAAGTCTGATAGACAAGGGACTGACCAGCAAAGGCATAGCTGAAACGCTTTCAATCAGCATTCATACCGTCAACCGGCACAGGCAGGAAATCTTAGGCAAGCTGCAGGTCGGGAACGCCATCGCAGCTTGCCGGGTAGCCAAAGAATTGGAACTAATCTGA
- a CDS encoding SDR family NAD(P)-dependent oxidoreductase, with protein sequence MKRIIIIGASSGIGREAALQFIRRGYHVGVAARRESALQELKALAPEQVAYSLIDVTDGDAPSKLLKLVKELGGMDVFLLCVGIGKQNAALRMDIELSTAQTNVLGFIRMVDTAYGYFREKGEGHIAVISSIAGTKGLGAAPAYSATKRFQNIYIEALEQLARMQGLKIRFTDIRPGFVDTDLLGDDKKYPLLMRPGKVAKRIVRAIERRESVCTMDWRYRIIVFFWRLVPRFIWKRLPIRN encoded by the coding sequence ATGAAAAGAATCATCATCATAGGAGCTTCTTCCGGCATCGGGCGCGAAGCCGCGCTGCAATTTATCCGCCGGGGATATCATGTAGGCGTGGCAGCCCGTCGCGAATCCGCGCTGCAAGAATTGAAAGCCCTCGCGCCGGAGCAAGTGGCATACAGCCTGATTGACGTGACCGATGGCGATGCGCCTTCCAAGTTGTTGAAACTGGTAAAGGAACTGGGCGGCATGGATGTTTTCCTGCTTTGTGTGGGCATCGGCAAGCAGAACGCTGCTTTGCGAATGGACATCGAATTGTCAACGGCACAGACAAACGTGTTGGGCTTTATCCGCATGGTTGATACGGCATACGGCTATTTCCGTGAGAAGGGCGAAGGGCATATCGCCGTCATCAGTTCAATAGCAGGCACAAAAGGCTTGGGGGCTGCCCCGGCTTATTCGGCGACCAAACGTTTCCAGAACATCTACATCGAGGCGCTCGAGCAATTGGCGCGAATGCAAGGCTTGAAGATACGGTTCACCGACATACGTCCTGGTTTTGTCGATACGGATTTGCTGGGCGACGATAAAAAATACCCGTTGCTGATGCGCCCCGGAAAGGTTGCAAAACGGATTGTCCGCGCCATCGAACGGCGTGAATCGGTCTGCACCATGGATTGGCGATACCGGATAATCGTATTCTTTTGGCGGCTTGTGCCACGGTTTATATGGAAAAGATTGCCCATAAGGAACTGA
- a CDS encoding aldo/keto reductase: MQTVKLSNGVEMPILGYGVYQVTPEECERCVSDALSVGYRMIDTAQAYYNEEGVGRAVKKSGIPREELFLVTKVWISNAGYEKAKASIDESLRKLQTDYIDLLLIHQPFNDYYGTYRAMEEAYKAGKLRAIGVSNFYPDRFIDLAEFCDIKPMVNQVETHVFNQQRQPQEIMKEYGTQIMSWGPFAEGRNDFFTNPVLKAIGEKYGKSVAQTALRFLIQRDVVVIPKSTHKERMEQNLDVFDFSLSAEDMETIGKLDKGESLFFSHYAPETVKWLANFGKD, from the coding sequence ATGCAAACAGTCAAATTATCAAACGGCGTAGAAATGCCGATTTTAGGTTATGGTGTATATCAGGTAACTCCTGAAGAGTGTGAACGCTGCGTATCGGATGCCCTGAGCGTGGGCTACCGTATGATAGACACGGCGCAGGCTTACTACAACGAGGAAGGCGTGGGCCGTGCGGTAAAGAAGAGCGGCATCCCGCGCGAGGAACTGTTTCTTGTGACAAAGGTGTGGATATCCAACGCCGGGTATGAGAAGGCAAAGGCTTCTATCGACGAATCCCTCCGCAAGCTGCAAACTGACTACATCGACCTGTTACTCATCCATCAGCCTTTCAACGACTACTACGGCACCTACCGTGCTATGGAAGAAGCATACAAGGCAGGCAAGCTCCGTGCCATCGGCGTATCGAACTTCTATCCCGACCGTTTCATTGATTTAGCAGAGTTCTGCGACATCAAGCCGATGGTGAACCAAGTGGAAACGCATGTGTTCAACCAGCAACGCCAGCCGCAGGAAATCATGAAGGAGTACGGCACGCAAATCATGTCGTGGGGGCCGTTCGCCGAAGGACGTAACGACTTCTTCACTAACCCCGTGCTGAAAGCCATTGGCGAAAAATACGGTAAGTCTGTGGCACAAACCGCCCTGCGCTTCCTCATTCAGCGCGACGTGGTAGTCATCCCGAAGTCCACGCACAAGGAGCGCATGGAGCAGAACCTCGATGTATTCGACTTCTCCCTTTCCGCCGAAGACATGGAGACCATCGGCAAGCTGGACAAGGGCGAAAGCCTGTTCTTCTCACACTATGCTCCCGAGACGGTAAAGTGGCTGGCTAACTTCGGAAAGGATTGA
- a CDS encoding DUF2271 domain-containing protein codes for MKTRLFYAILVAVGICLQGCTTSYAKDREDAKETPAGERLEISFRFQRGGIASSQYAIWIEDETGKLVRTLYVTSFTAKGGYEYRKDAVPVWTSKAKPQTLSSAQVDAITGATPRNGVLTYQWDGTDNNGNRVPAGKYTFFVEGTLYWKSRVIYSGELDWGGKGQDSIPVEARCFNLSKTNENMIAGLKARHLKK; via the coding sequence ATGAAAACAAGATTGTTTTATGCTATTCTGGTCGCGGTCGGCATCTGCCTGCAAGGTTGCACCACCTCGTATGCGAAAGACAGAGAAGATGCGAAAGAAACTCCCGCAGGAGAACGGTTGGAGATTTCTTTCCGCTTCCAGCGTGGCGGCATTGCTTCCAGCCAATATGCCATTTGGATAGAAGACGAAACGGGTAAGTTGGTACGTACCTTGTATGTTACGTCTTTTACAGCAAAAGGAGGATATGAATACCGGAAAGATGCCGTTCCTGTCTGGACGAGCAAGGCAAAACCTCAAACCCTGTCTTCCGCACAAGTCGATGCCATAACGGGGGCAACGCCACGGAACGGCGTTTTGACCTACCAGTGGGATGGGACGGACAATAACGGCAACCGTGTACCTGCAGGGAAATATACGTTTTTCGTAGAGGGCACGTTGTATTGGAAAAGCAGGGTTATCTATTCCGGAGAATTGGATTGGGGAGGCAAGGGACAGGATTCCATACCAGTGGAAGCCCGATGCTTCAACCTATCCAAGACCAACGAGAACATGATTGCCGGACTAAAAGCACGCCATCTCAAAAAATAG
- a CDS encoding HU family DNA-binding protein yields MIKYSLVMRGEPRHPERPKRAFASAQCIKTLSLEEVARHIRAHGCAYSTGDFIAITKMLAEATAKLLKEGYQVELDDLGKFYITLGCEGAESMEAFQPDRHIKEVRVNWAPGEAFGNMREGVNFEESLKRHTERKLLRAERNGDSILEL; encoded by the coding sequence ATGATAAAGTACAGCTTAGTAATGCGCGGCGAACCCCGCCACCCGGAACGTCCGAAGCGGGCTTTCGCTTCGGCACAGTGTATCAAAACCCTCTCGCTGGAAGAAGTGGCACGGCACATCAGAGCCCACGGGTGCGCTTACAGCACGGGAGACTTCATCGCCATTACGAAGATGCTGGCGGAAGCTACCGCAAAGTTGCTGAAGGAAGGCTATCAGGTGGAACTGGATGACCTGGGCAAGTTTTACATCACCTTGGGATGCGAAGGAGCCGAAAGCATGGAAGCGTTCCAGCCCGACCGGCACATCAAAGAGGTGCGGGTAAACTGGGCGCCGGGAGAAGCCTTCGGCAACATGCGCGAAGGAGTAAACTTCGAAGAAAGCCTGAAACGGCATACAGAACGGAAGCTGCTGCGTGCCGAGCGGAACGGCGACAGCATACTGGAACTGTAA
- a CDS encoding aldo/keto reductase, which produces MEYRRLNGSGLFVPALTLGTGTFGGSHGFEGWGHTGVAEATRMVDMCLEAGLNMFDTADMYSRGLAEEILGKAIAGKRNRLLIATKGTFPMGESRNEEGASRFHLIEACEASLRRLGTDHIDLYYIHGFDANTPVEETLRALDDLVTSGKIRYIGCSNFSGWQLMKSLSVSERRGWSRYVAHQVYYSLLNRDFEWELMPLGIDQQVGSIIWSPLAAGRLGGRYRRNNPMPQDGRVARGGAPVRDNVVAYDRLYNIIDVLDEVAAETGKAVAQVALNWLLQRPTVCSLVIGASSEEQLRQNLGAVDWKLTAEQMQRLDAASKTEKPYPYWHQDERPELSSQLF; this is translated from the coding sequence ATGGAATATCGCAGACTGAACGGTTCGGGACTTTTTGTCCCGGCATTGACTTTGGGAACAGGAACCTTCGGCGGCTCTCATGGCTTCGAGGGCTGGGGACATACGGGAGTAGCGGAAGCCACCCGCATGGTGGATATGTGTCTGGAAGCCGGACTGAACATGTTTGATACGGCAGATATGTATTCGCGCGGACTTGCCGAGGAAATATTGGGGAAGGCCATTGCCGGAAAGCGGAACAGGCTGCTCATCGCTACCAAGGGGACATTTCCCATGGGCGAAAGCCGCAATGAGGAAGGGGCTTCGCGTTTCCATCTGATAGAGGCGTGTGAGGCGAGCCTGCGCCGTCTGGGTACCGACCATATCGACCTGTACTACATCCACGGCTTCGATGCCAATACACCTGTAGAGGAGACGCTCCGGGCTTTGGATGACTTGGTGACGAGCGGCAAGATACGCTACATAGGCTGTTCCAACTTCTCCGGCTGGCAACTGATGAAATCGCTTTCGGTATCCGAGCGGCGCGGATGGAGCCGGTATGTGGCGCATCAGGTATATTACTCGCTGCTGAACCGTGATTTTGAATGGGAACTGATGCCGCTCGGCATAGACCAGCAGGTGGGCAGCATCATCTGGAGTCCGTTGGCTGCCGGACGTCTGGGAGGGCGCTACCGCCGGAACAATCCCATGCCGCAAGACGGAAGAGTGGCACGCGGAGGCGCACCCGTAAGGGATAACGTAGTGGCTTACGACCGTCTGTATAATATAATAGATGTGTTGGATGAAGTGGCTGCGGAAACGGGAAAGGCTGTGGCACAAGTGGCATTGAACTGGTTGCTGCAACGTCCTACGGTGTGCAGCCTTGTCATCGGAGCCAGTTCAGAAGAACAACTCCGGCAGAACTTGGGGGCGGTAGACTGGAAGCTTACGGCAGAACAGATGCAACGCCTCGATGCCGCCAGCAAGACGGAGAAGCCTTATCCTTACTGGCACCAAGACGAACGGCCTGAACTTTCCTCCCAACTGTTTTAA
- a CDS encoding PPC domain-containing DNA-binding protein: MKLKLIFTLLLCGWLFIPASAQNPQDMYTYKQIGNKYVVSIQNRAEIVKALNAFCEERGIQSGTIYGIGAIDELILRFFNPQTKQYVDKTYQEQMEIANLTGNISQMDGKTYLHLHITVGRSDYSALAGHLLSATLNGAGEFVVEDFGTPVTRVYVPEIGLNCYKLDE; the protein is encoded by the coding sequence ATGAAATTAAAACTCATATTCACTCTGCTGCTTTGCGGATGGCTGTTCATTCCGGCAAGCGCACAAAATCCACAAGATATGTATACTTATAAGCAAATAGGCAACAAATATGTTGTCAGTATCCAAAATCGTGCGGAAATCGTCAAAGCCCTGAACGCTTTCTGCGAAGAACGGGGCATCCAGTCGGGAACCATTTACGGGATAGGGGCGATAGATGAATTAATCCTTCGCTTTTTCAATCCCCAGACCAAACAATACGTGGACAAGACCTATCAAGAGCAGATGGAGATTGCCAACCTGACAGGAAACATCTCTCAAATGGACGGGAAGACCTATCTCCATTTGCACATCACCGTGGGACGCAGCGATTATTCCGCTTTGGCAGGACATCTGCTTTCCGCTACGCTGAACGGAGCCGGAGAGTTTGTGGTGGAAGATTTCGGAACCCCCGTCACCCGCGTTTATGTCCCGGAAATAGGATTGAACTGCTATAAATTGGACGAATAA
- a CDS encoding AraC family transcriptional regulator → MPVLERKIVHNMATVCSHISYPRFVLPLHKHVEYEIMLFTQGSGKQFVGEGVSEYKAGDIALIGSNVPHLHLCHTKLHSTSASHPEDEWSAGEAIQFRPDMFPDNMKDIPDYRLIYDLLQKSQYGIRFYDESLFDEMMEMVRAFDSSEYTSRMVCLLRMLEKLHDCQHFKLLSSTAYNQANPVPDMKEPVNKVYAYLYNHFKEKVTLEEIAEYVNQNPTALCRYFKQRTDKSIFRCLAEIRIEHACKLLAYSTMNVSQIAYESGYNSVTHFIAQFEKIIRRTPSEYRTQIKL, encoded by the coding sequence ATGCCCGTATTAGAACGTAAGATTGTACATAACATGGCGACGGTATGCAGCCATATTTCCTACCCCCGTTTTGTGCTTCCCTTGCACAAACATGTGGAGTACGAAATCATGCTGTTCACCCAAGGCAGCGGGAAACAGTTTGTCGGTGAAGGTGTATCCGAATACAAAGCCGGAGACATCGCCCTCATCGGAAGCAATGTGCCTCATCTCCACTTATGCCATACCAAGCTGCATTCCACATCAGCAAGTCATCCGGAAGATGAATGGAGCGCCGGAGAAGCCATACAGTTCAGGCCGGATATGTTTCCCGACAATATGAAAGACATTCCGGATTACCGCCTCATCTACGATTTGCTGCAGAAAAGCCAATATGGAATCCGCTTCTACGATGAAAGCCTGTTTGATGAAATGATGGAGATGGTACGGGCTTTCGATTCTTCCGAATACACCTCGCGTATGGTCTGCCTGTTGCGCATGCTCGAAAAGCTGCATGATTGCCAGCATTTCAAATTGCTCTCCAGTACAGCATACAATCAGGCGAATCCTGTCCCCGACATGAAAGAACCCGTCAATAAGGTATATGCCTATCTGTATAACCACTTCAAGGAAAAAGTGACTTTGGAGGAAATAGCGGAGTATGTCAACCAGAACCCTACGGCATTGTGCCGGTATTTCAAACAACGCACGGACAAGAGCATTTTCCGATGTCTGGCAGAGATACGGATTGAACACGCATGCAAATTGCTGGCTTATTCAACTATGAACGTTTCGCAAATAGCCTACGAATCAGGATATAACAGCGTCACCCATTTCATTGCCCAATTTGAGAAAATCATCAGGCGCACACCGTCTGAATATCGGACACAGATAAAACTGTAA
- a CDS encoding DUF1349 domain-containing protein, which yields MATASLTGMAQSLEKMQWFNEPAQWEIDGNTLLMDVTPQTDYWRISHYGFTVDDAPFLYTLRGGEFEVKVKISGDYQTRFDQSGLMLRIDHENYIKAGIEFVDGKYNLSTVVTHHTSDWSIIPLDKPVPFVWIKAVRRLDAVEIFYSFDDKEYTMMRNAWLQDNCPVMVGIMGACPDGNGFKARFEGFSIKHLPDLRRLQWLEKNSEGKE from the coding sequence ATGGCCACGGCTTCACTCACCGGCATGGCGCAGTCATTGGAGAAAATGCAGTGGTTCAACGAACCTGCACAGTGGGAAATCGACGGCAACACGCTCCTCATGGACGTTACGCCGCAGACCGATTACTGGCGCATATCCCACTATGGTTTTACCGTGGACGATGCCCCTTTCCTGTACACCCTGCGCGGAGGCGAGTTTGAAGTCAAGGTGAAGATTTCGGGCGACTACCAGACACGTTTCGACCAGTCGGGGCTGATGTTGCGCATCGACCACGAGAATTACATCAAGGCCGGCATCGAGTTTGTGGACGGCAAGTACAACCTCAGTACCGTCGTCACCCACCATACAAGCGACTGGAGCATCATCCCTCTGGACAAGCCTGTGCCGTTCGTATGGATAAAGGCCGTGCGCCGGCTGGATGCCGTAGAGATATTCTATTCCTTCGACGACAAGGAATACACGATGATGCGCAATGCCTGGTTGCAGGACAACTGTCCGGTCATGGTAGGCATTATGGGAGCCTGCCCGGACGGAAATGGCTTCAAGGCACGGTTTGAAGGCTTTTCCATCAAGCACCTGCCTGACCTGCGCCGGCTGCAATGGTTGGAGAAAAACAGCGAAGGAAAGGAATAA
- a CDS encoding MarR family winged helix-turn-helix transcriptional regulator, with amino-acid sequence MEKRIKNSAKKDPVDSIPNIDTSWKNSLGFQLGKALWALSATLNATLKENGIDLPTSQYIVMRFLYGQDGISQNRIATLLYKDAAAIKRSIDNLEKKGLVERRAVSRCKNNIYLTEKGRELMPEVIAVANKVFDMTTELPEDMCRIGNLYLESIYNKFQKEKSAKEKK; translated from the coding sequence ATGGAAAAGCGCATTAAAAATTCTGCTAAGAAAGATCCAGTGGACTCCATTCCCAACATTGACACCTCATGGAAAAATTCATTAGGCTTTCAGTTAGGAAAGGCACTGTGGGCATTGTCTGCAACATTGAATGCAACGCTGAAAGAAAACGGCATAGACTTGCCTACCTCCCAATACATCGTCATGCGGTTCCTATACGGGCAAGATGGCATCAGCCAGAACCGGATAGCCACCCTGCTGTATAAGGATGCCGCTGCCATCAAGCGCAGCATCGATAATCTGGAGAAGAAAGGGCTGGTTGAAAGAAGGGCGGTATCGCGTTGCAAGAATAATATTTACCTGACGGAAAAAGGGCGGGAACTGATGCCTGAAGTCATCGCCGTCGCCAATAAGGTGTTTGACATGACTACCGAATTGCCGGAAGATATGTGCCGCATAGGCAATCTCTATCTGGAGAGCATATACAATAAGTTCCAGAAGGAGAAGAGCGCAAAAGAAAAGAAATAA